A genomic region of Canis aureus isolate CA01 chromosome 16, VMU_Caureus_v.1.0, whole genome shotgun sequence contains the following coding sequences:
- the PPM1E gene encoding protein phosphatase 1E isoform X2 codes for MEFLLHSTGLSSEIETMKLARSVFSKLHEICCSWVKDFPLRRRPQLYYETSIHAIKNMRRKMEDKHVCIPDFNMLFNLEDQEEQAYFAVFDGHGGVDAAIYASIHLHVNLVRQEMFPHDPAEALCRAFRVTDERFVQKAARESLRCGTTGVVTFIRGNMLHVAWVGDSQVMLVRKGQAVELMKPHKPDREDEKQRIEALGGCVVWFGAWRVNGSLSVSRAIGDAEHKPYICGDADSASTVLDGTEDYLILACDGFYDTVNPDEAVKVVSDHLKENNGDSSMVAHKLVASARDAGSSDNITVIVVFLRDMNKAVNVSEESDWTEHSFQGGQEDGGDDKENHGECKRPWPQHQCSAPADLGYDGRVDSFTDRTSLSPGSQINVLEDPGYLDLTQIEASKPHSAQFLSPIEMFGPGAPKKANPINELIMEKKSVQSSLPEQSGGAGEFPSFNLGSTGQQMYRMESLSPVCPRLEDEQFKFLGKRVSRLSHLRYHYSKRWHGFRFNPKLYSFMSGQEPSHKIGTSLSSLIRSGKRNRMFRSFLPWRQNIWKGYSTNMMRKLRKSNDIPDPGLPWSYKI; via the exons ATGGAATTCCTGCTACACAGCACTGGTCTTTCCTCTG AGATTGAGACAATGAAATTGGCCCGTTCGGTCTTCAGCAAACTACACGAGATTTGCTGCAGCTGGGTGAAAGACTTCCCTCTCCGCAGGAGACCCCAGCTTTATTATGAGACATCAATCCATGCTATCAAAAACATGCGCAGGAAAATGGAAGACAAACATGTCTGCATTCCTGACTTTAATATGCTCTTCAATCTTGAG GACCAAGAAGAACAAGCTTACTTTGCAGTGTTTGATGGCCATGGGGGAGTGGATGCTGCTATTTATGCCTCCATTCACCTGCATGTTAATTTAGTACGCCAGGAGATGTTCCCCCATGATCCTGCTGAGGCTCTGTGCCGAGCTTTTCGGGTCACTGATGAACGGTTTGTGCAGAAAGCAGCCAGGGAG AGTTTAAGATGTGGGACTACAGGAGTGGTGACTTTCATCAGAGGGAACATGCTTCATGTGGCCTGGGTTGGGGATTCCCAGGTCATGCTTGTGAGAAAAGGTCAAGCTGTTGAGCTAATGAAGCCGCACAAACCGGACAGGGAG GATGAAAAGCAGCGAATTGAGGCTCTTGGAGGTTGTGTAGTCTGGTTTGGTGCCTGGAGGGTGAATGGAAGTCTGTCGGTCTCCAGAGCTATTG GAGACGCTGAACATAAGCCATATATCTGTGGGGATGCAGATTCTGCCTCTACTGTTTTGGATGGAACTGAAGACTACCTCATTCTGGCCTGTGATGGCTTCTATGACACCGTGAACCCTGATGAGGCAGTGAAAGTTGTGTCTGACCATCTGAAGGAGAATAATGGAGACAGTAGCATGGTTGCCCACAAATTAGTTGCATCAGCTCGTGATGCTGGGTCAAGTGATAACATCACTGTTATTGTGGTATTCCTGAGGGACATGAACAAAGCTGTAAATGTTAGTGAGGAATCAGATTGGACAGAGCACTCTTTTCAAGGAGGGCAAGAAGATGGTGGGGATGATAAGGAGAATCATGGAGAGTGCAAACGCCCTTGGCCTCAGCACCAGTGCTCAGCACCAGCCGATCTAGGCTATGATGGGCGCGTGGATTCATTCACTGATAGAACTAGCCTGAGCCCAGGGTCCCAAATCAACGTGCTGGAAGACCCGGGCTACCTAGATCTCACACAAATAGAAGCAAGCAAACCTCACAGTGCCCAGTTTTTGTCACCAATTGAGATGTTTGGTCCTGGTGCACCAAAGAAAGCAAATCCTATTAATGAGCTAATAATGGAGAAAAAATCAGTTCAATCATCATTGCCTGAACAGAGTGGTGGTGCTGGAGAGTTTCCCTCTTTTAATTTGGGTTCAACAGGGCAGCAGATGTACAGAATGGAGAGCTTGTCTCCTGTCTGTCCTAGGTTGGAAGATGAACAGTTCAAATTCCTGGGAAAGAGAGTTTCCAGATTGTCTCATTTACGCTATCATTATTCAAAGAGATGGCATGGATTCAGGTTTAATCCAAAGCTGTATTCATTTATGTCTGGTCAAGAGCCTTCCCACAAAATAGGCACTAGTCTGTCCTCACTTATTCGGAGTGGGAAGAGAAATAGAATGTTCAGAAGTTTTCTGCCATGGAggcaaaatatttggaaaggatACAGTACAAACATGATGAGGAAGCTCAGAAAGAGTAATGACATTCCAGACCCAGGTCTCCCCTGGagctataaaatataa